One Methylocaldum marinum DNA window includes the following coding sequences:
- a CDS encoding transglutaminase TgpA family protein — translation MKTAAPPFIPDRTQENLLLFSVFFVAAPHLLNLRWDIVLYFCLMAAWKFASGYRPALQPGRLLLFLLTVAGAALVYVDYHRFYGREAGSSLFLVGLGLKLMEMRNRRDVYLVVYLAFFVALTQYLFSESIALAVYTLAAVGLLFSVLVGLNAGPVLSLKARFKLAASLVAQALPIMIVLFMFFPRIAGPLWRLPDEPTIAKSGLSDTIEPGSVSRLALSRERAFRADFKDSPPPPVERYWRGPVFWHTDGKRWTLTPERGKNKVQTAEFSGPAYRYTITLEPQRHRWVFALDLPKVIPGDLSQTPEYLLLAQGNIGERRQYTITSHSKYRTGELRSEERDRGLQLPETPSLQVARLVDGWRRSSSNPRDIANKALLHFKEQPFVYTLNPPPIRDKQVDTFLFETRKGFCEHYATAFVYLMRVAGIPARVVTGYQGGEWNPVGKFLEVRQADAHAWAEVWFSGQGWTRIDPTSAVAPHRIEHGIDLDRQMADQEVSFNAMERTLFGTQFDLQDLYFRTRLVWSSIDHAWNQWVLTYNPENQKRFWNALGIVDWRGLITWSVSLLVFCGILIGLWRRPRLNSRPGDPVMTAYQRFLKKLAKNGVTKRTGEGPRDFGARAASERPEAKVAIGAITELFLDARYGRQIAPGDVERLRRRVKAFRI, via the coding sequence ATGAAGACTGCCGCGCCTCCCTTCATTCCGGACCGAACCCAGGAAAACCTGCTCTTGTTCAGTGTTTTCTTTGTTGCCGCGCCGCATCTCCTCAATCTGCGGTGGGATATCGTTCTCTATTTTTGCTTGATGGCGGCCTGGAAATTTGCATCCGGATATAGGCCCGCCCTGCAGCCCGGACGTCTGCTGCTGTTCCTCCTCACCGTCGCCGGCGCGGCCCTGGTCTATGTGGATTACCATCGCTTTTACGGACGCGAGGCCGGGTCAAGCCTTTTTCTCGTCGGGCTGGGACTGAAATTGATGGAGATGAGGAACCGGCGTGATGTTTACCTCGTGGTCTATCTTGCTTTTTTCGTTGCGCTTACCCAGTACCTGTTCTCCGAGAGTATCGCCTTAGCCGTCTATACGCTGGCTGCGGTCGGCTTGTTGTTTTCCGTGCTGGTCGGGTTGAACGCCGGTCCCGTCTTGTCTCTCAAAGCGCGATTCAAGCTGGCGGCTTCGCTGGTGGCACAAGCCCTGCCGATCATGATCGTCCTCTTCATGTTTTTTCCGCGCATCGCGGGACCTTTGTGGAGGCTTCCGGACGAGCCGACCATTGCAAAAAGCGGCCTGAGCGACACGATCGAACCGGGCAGCGTGAGTCGCCTCGCCTTATCGCGAGAGCGCGCTTTTCGCGCCGATTTCAAAGACTCTCCACCGCCGCCCGTCGAGCGCTACTGGCGGGGACCCGTATTCTGGCATACCGACGGAAAGCGCTGGACCCTAACACCGGAACGAGGCAAGAACAAAGTTCAGACGGCTGAGTTTTCGGGACCCGCTTACCGTTACACGATAACGCTGGAACCGCAGCGACACCGATGGGTTTTCGCCCTGGATCTTCCGAAGGTCATTCCGGGCGATCTCTCGCAGACGCCCGAATATCTGTTACTGGCTCAGGGGAACATCGGTGAACGCCGGCAATACACCATCACTTCTCACTCGAAGTACCGAACCGGCGAACTACGCTCCGAGGAACGCGACCGCGGACTGCAATTGCCCGAAACGCCGTCGCTGCAAGTAGCCCGCCTTGTCGATGGCTGGCGCCGATCCTCGTCGAATCCGAGAGATATCGCGAACAAGGCTCTGCTCCATTTTAAGGAACAGCCTTTCGTATACACGCTGAACCCACCCCCCATTCGCGATAAGCAGGTGGATACGTTTCTTTTCGAAACCCGCAAGGGCTTTTGCGAGCATTACGCGACGGCATTCGTTTATTTGATGCGCGTCGCCGGGATTCCCGCCCGGGTGGTAACGGGGTATCAGGGAGGGGAATGGAACCCCGTCGGGAAATTTCTGGAAGTACGGCAGGCCGATGCGCATGCCTGGGCCGAGGTATGGTTTTCCGGGCAAGGCTGGACGCGGATCGATCCGACCAGTGCGGTGGCACCGCACCGAATCGAGCACGGAATCGATCTGGACCGCCAAATGGCCGATCAGGAGGTCAGTTTCAACGCGATGGAACGGACATTATTCGGTACCCAATTCGATTTGCAGGACTTGTATTTTCGAACGCGTCTGGTTTGGTCCAGTATCGATCACGCCTGGAATCAATGGGTCTTGACCTACAATCCGGAGAACCAGAAGCGTTTCTGGAACGCTCTGGGTATCGTCGATTGGCGTGGATTGATCACCTGGTCGGTCTCACTTTTGGTCTTCTGCGGCATCCTGATCGGGCTGTGGCGGCGGCCCCGCCTCAATTCCAGGCCCGGCGATCCCGTCATGACAGCTTATCAGCGGTTTCTCAAGAAATTGGCCAAGAACGGGGTCACCAAACGTACCGGTGAAGGACCGCGAGATTTCGGCGCTCGCGCCGCCTCCGAAAGACCCGAAGCCAAAGTAGCCATCGGAGCGATTACCGAGCTTTTTTTGGACGCGCGTTACGGACGGCAGATCGCTCCGGGCGATGTCGAACGCCTACGCCGGCGGGTAAAAGCGTTCAGAATTTGA
- a CDS encoding EAL and HDOD domain-containing protein, which produces MQNDFLIGRQQIFDGDLRVFAYELLFRDINGNSVETFGPTAASNQVIVDSLLEYGLDKIVGRQLAFINLTRDNLLSETPSLLPKDKVVIEVLEDVQVDDTLIQALKRLVRDGYKIALDDFEFEERWLPVVEMAHFIKLDIQKVSPATSGWVMERLKPLPIRFLAEKVETQEQYLEYKALGCQYFQGYYFSRPNTVRGKRLETNQHTVLQLLAKINRPNISIPELARTISMDVGLTYKLLRYINSAYYALPKQIDSLKFAITYLGIREIQRWASLISLASFSDRPTEILKIALIRAKMCESLAVSLKLSNSEQFFLVGLMSTIDQLLEVPLDEAVSGLPLSGEVKSALVSHAGLAGEALSCAVNFERWKLDAAHFEDLGLSKIGEIHLESVGWANKIAQVLEK; this is translated from the coding sequence GTGCAGAACGATTTCCTCATCGGACGGCAACAAATCTTTGACGGCGATTTGCGTGTTTTCGCCTATGAATTGTTATTCCGTGACATAAACGGAAATTCTGTGGAAACGTTCGGGCCCACGGCGGCGAGCAACCAGGTGATCGTGGACAGCCTGCTCGAGTACGGACTGGATAAAATCGTCGGAAGGCAACTGGCCTTTATCAATTTGACGCGGGACAACCTGCTCTCAGAGACTCCTTCACTCCTCCCCAAGGACAAGGTCGTGATCGAAGTGCTGGAAGATGTACAGGTCGACGACACTTTGATTCAGGCCCTGAAACGCCTGGTACGCGATGGGTACAAGATCGCACTCGATGATTTCGAGTTCGAGGAACGCTGGCTGCCCGTGGTCGAAATGGCCCATTTCATCAAACTTGATATCCAGAAAGTCTCACCGGCAACGAGCGGATGGGTAATGGAGCGCTTGAAGCCACTGCCCATCCGCTTTCTGGCGGAAAAGGTGGAAACGCAGGAGCAGTATCTCGAATACAAAGCGCTGGGTTGCCAATATTTTCAGGGGTATTATTTCAGCCGGCCGAACACGGTGCGCGGAAAACGTTTGGAAACCAACCAGCACACGGTTCTGCAGCTGTTGGCGAAGATCAATCGTCCGAATATCTCGATACCCGAGCTGGCGCGCACGATTTCCATGGACGTAGGACTCACCTACAAGCTTTTGCGCTACATCAATTCGGCATACTACGCATTACCAAAACAGATCGATTCCCTGAAATTCGCCATTACCTATCTCGGAATCCGCGAGATCCAACGCTGGGCATCCTTGATCAGTCTGGCCAGTTTTTCCGACCGTCCAACCGAGATCTTAAAAATCGCGTTGATTCGAGCAAAAATGTGCGAGTCGCTTGCGGTTTCCCTCAAATTGTCGAACAGCGAGCAATTTTTCCTGGTGGGCCTGATGTCCACCATCGACCAACTGCTGGAAGTTCCCCTGGACGAAGCGGTTTCCGGTCTGCCATTGTCCGGGGAGGTAAAAAGTGCCTTGGTTTCTCATGCCGGACTGGCTGGGGAGGCTTTGAGTTGCGCCGTCAATTTTGAACGCTGGAAGTTGGATGCGGCGCATTTCGAGGATCTCGGCCTGTCCAAAATCGGCGAGATTCACCTGGAAAGCGTCGGCTGGGCGAACAAGATCGCCCAGGTGCTGGAAAAGTAG
- a CDS encoding NfeD family protein, whose product MEFEIIFWHWWAFGVFLLIVELLAPGIFFLWMAESAFVVGVIKLIVPTLSWESQLILFSVMSVVSIVVFRLFLRKHPLETDQPLLNRRAAQYVGRLFTLEYPIVNGQGWIRVDDSTWKVQGEDCEPGSKVRVVAAEGVLLKVEKSA is encoded by the coding sequence ATGGAATTCGAAATCATTTTTTGGCACTGGTGGGCTTTCGGAGTATTTCTCCTGATCGTCGAACTTCTCGCACCGGGGATATTCTTCCTTTGGATGGCCGAATCGGCGTTCGTCGTCGGGGTGATCAAACTGATCGTGCCGACACTTTCCTGGGAGTCTCAGCTGATTCTGTTCTCGGTGATGTCGGTCGTCAGCATCGTGGTTTTCCGGCTATTCCTCAGGAAACATCCCCTCGAAACCGATCAGCCCTTGTTGAACAGGCGCGCCGCGCAGTACGTTGGGCGCCTGTTTACGCTCGAATATCCGATCGTCAACGGACAGGGTTGGATTCGTGTCGACGACTCCACCTGGAAAGTACAAGGGGAGGACTGCGAGCCGGGAAGCAAGGTTCGGGTCGTAGCTGCCGAAGGGGTGCTTCTGAAAGTGGAGAAATCAGCATGA
- a CDS encoding tetratricopeptide repeat protein, with amino-acid sequence MSDSTQDFDTDVIQRSYSIPVLVDFWTPWCAPCRTLGPILNRIADKNADRFVLVKINTEELPEVSTRYQVRSIPNVKLFVDGQVVDEFTGALPEGMIEQWLNRALPSPLRNTLKKAENEVLAGHPDKAVTLLEEVLEVEPDNEDAAVMLARLLLASDHRKAAAVVERIGADSDSYHIAESIRTVARLFDYAVAPETLPDAPLKPVYLSAIEHLKNADFEAALSSFIEVIKGARQYDDDGARKACLAIFKFLGDDHELTREYRSRLASALYV; translated from the coding sequence ATGTCCGACAGCACTCAAGACTTTGATACCGATGTGATTCAGCGCAGCTACAGCATCCCCGTGCTGGTCGATTTCTGGACACCCTGGTGCGCGCCCTGCCGTACCCTGGGCCCGATATTGAACAGGATCGCCGACAAGAATGCGGATCGCTTCGTGCTGGTCAAGATCAACACCGAAGAGTTGCCGGAGGTCAGCACTCGTTATCAGGTACGCAGCATTCCCAATGTCAAACTCTTCGTCGACGGTCAGGTGGTCGATGAATTCACCGGTGCCTTGCCGGAAGGCATGATAGAACAGTGGTTGAACCGCGCCCTGCCCAGCCCGCTCAGGAACACGCTCAAGAAAGCCGAGAACGAAGTTCTTGCCGGTCACCCCGACAAGGCCGTTACGCTTCTGGAAGAAGTGCTCGAAGTGGAACCCGACAACGAGGATGCCGCGGTCATGCTGGCACGCTTGCTGCTCGCCTCGGATCACAGGAAAGCAGCAGCGGTCGTCGAACGCATTGGCGCGGATTCCGATTCATATCACATCGCCGAAAGTATCCGTACCGTTGCCCGCTTGTTCGACTATGCCGTAGCCCCGGAAACCTTGCCTGATGCGCCTCTAAAGCCGGTTTATCTATCGGCGATAGAGCACCTTAAGAACGCTGATTTCGAAGCTGCGTTATCAAGCTTCATCGAAGTGATTAAAGGCGCGCGCCAATACGACGACGACGGTGCGCGAAAAGCGTGCCTCGCCATCTTCAAGTTTCTCGGCGATGACCACGAATTGACCCGGGAGTATCGCAGCCGCCTCGCCAGTGCCTTGTACGTTTGA
- a CDS encoding DUF58 domain-containing protein, whose amino-acid sequence MAALSLRERLDLRRFFRGEKATDGPIVLSHRRIFILPNRYGLALALLLLIQWLTAINYGNNLAFILTFLLAAAAMASVLYGYRNLSGLIVDTGKANPVFVGDQALFELRLNNRADMHRYAIELKLKGAETIRMDIPAEGTIPAVLRVRAEKRGWLELDSVIISTTFPLGIFYAWSPINLNYRIMVYPKPARERLPFPRSGGDHLDGRASHSSDDFHGFRAYQAGDPFKHIHWKGLAKGGDPLIRQYTGGETEIIHLSWTDTRETDTEARLSRLCRWLLDAEQAEVRYSLHMPGTTIAENRGASHCRKCLEALALFHS is encoded by the coding sequence CCCATCGACGAATCTTCATTTTGCCGAACCGATACGGTTTGGCACTTGCGCTGCTGCTGCTGATACAGTGGCTGACCGCCATCAACTACGGCAACAACCTGGCCTTCATCCTCACTTTCCTGTTAGCCGCCGCTGCCATGGCCTCGGTCTTGTACGGCTATCGCAATCTTTCCGGGCTGATCGTGGATACGGGGAAAGCAAATCCCGTTTTCGTCGGAGATCAGGCGCTGTTCGAACTGAGACTGAACAATCGGGCGGATATGCACCGCTATGCCATCGAGCTGAAACTCAAAGGTGCCGAGACGATTCGAATGGATATTCCGGCCGAAGGTACCATTCCGGCAGTCCTTCGCGTTCGAGCCGAAAAACGCGGCTGGCTGGAACTTGACTCGGTGATCATCAGCACCACTTTCCCACTGGGAATCTTTTACGCCTGGTCGCCGATCAATTTGAATTACAGGATTATGGTTTACCCGAAACCCGCGCGGGAAAGACTGCCTTTCCCGCGTTCGGGCGGCGATCATCTCGATGGCCGGGCGAGCCATTCTTCCGATGACTTCCACGGGTTTCGAGCCTATCAGGCAGGAGATCCGTTCAAGCATATTCATTGGAAAGGCCTGGCCAAAGGGGGGGATCCCCTCATCCGGCAATACACCGGCGGAGAAACGGAGATCATTCATTTGAGCTGGACGGATACCCGGGAAACGGACACGGAAGCACGCTTGAGTCGCCTATGCCGCTGGCTGTTGGATGCCGAACAGGCGGAGGTCCGTTATTCCTTGCATATGCCGGGAACCACGATCGCCGAGAACCGCGGCGCATCGCACTGTCGGAAGTGTCTCGAGGCACTCGCCTTATTCCATTCATGA